One part of the Solanum dulcamara chromosome 3, daSolDulc1.2, whole genome shotgun sequence genome encodes these proteins:
- the LOC129883366 gene encoding transcription factor bHLH128-like isoform X2: protein MYPSSSSSSSQGSMSHSSTTAGGGGGLTRYGSAPGSFLTTAVESVVNGNNEFASHGSHHSHLGTSLYFPSNLASSSLNLESTSKAKEQSNLQRSIGFNELTIGGAGSGRGGGGVLPTNSTTPLVRHSSSPARFLNQLATAAGDTVSMGRGSYNSKGSGDSGRGITRLNSQLSFTRQEALSQIAEENEDIEGTSIDNGHRKSTHSYASASSFSMGSWEDNNSIMFSVTPSKRAKHISNDIVNGLDDGETQFQFGLSQTALEMASMDRLLHIPEDSVPCKIRAKRGCATHPRSIAERERRTRISGKLKKLQDLVPNMDKQTSYADMLDLAVQHIRTLQDQVQNLNTELENCKCGCKKSSQ from the exons ATGTatccatcatcatcatcttcttcatctcaAGGTTCAATGAGCCACAGCAGCACCACCGCTGGAGGGGGAGGTGGTCTCACCCGTTACGGTTCAGCTCCGGGATCATTTTTAACTACAGCAGTTGAATCCGTCGTTAATGGTAATAACGAGTTCGCCTCTCACGGATCTCATCACTCACACCTTGGTACTTCACTGTATTTTCCGTCCAATTTAGCATCTTCTTCGTTAAATTTGGAATCTACAAGCAAAGCGAAGGAACAATCAAATTTACAGAGGTCAATTGGTTTCAATGAATTAACAATCGGCGGCGCTGGTTCCGGCAGAGGGGGCGGTGGAGTTTTGCCGACGAATTCAACGACGCCGTTGGTTCGACATAGTAGTTCACCGGCTAGGTTTCTTAATCAACTTGCTACTGCTGCAGGTGATACTG TTTCAATGGGGAGAGGAAGCTATAACTCGAAAGGCAGTGGAGATAGTGGCCGGGGAATAACAAGGCTGAACTCTCAGCTCAGCTTCACTAGGCAAGAAGCTCTCTCTCAAATAGCAGAGGAAAATGAGGATATTGAAGGGACCAGTATAGACAATGGCCACAGAAAGTCAACACATTCTTATGCCAGTGCAAGTAGTTTCTCTATGGGTTCTTGGGAAGATAACAATTCTATAATGTTCTCTGTCACACCAAGCAAACGAGCCAAGCACATTAGCAATGACATTGTCAATGGGCTCGATGACGGGGAAACTCAG TTTCAGTTTGGCTTGTCTCAGACAGCACTAGAAATGGCATCTATGGATAGATTGCTTCACATCCCTGAGGATTCGGTTCCTTGCAAAATTCGTGCCAAGCGTGGTTGTGCTACTCATCCTCGAAGCATTGCAGAAAGG GAGAGAAGAACCAGAATTAGTGGGAAGCTAAAGAAATTACAAGATCTTGTTCCAAACATGGACAAG CAAACGAGCTACGCTGACATGCTGGATCTAGCAGTGCAGCACATTCGAACCCTTCAAGATCAGGTTCAG AATCTGAATACAGAACTTGAAAACTGCAAATGTGGATGTAAGAAATCAAGTCAATAA
- the LOC129883366 gene encoding transcription factor bHLH128-like isoform X1, which produces MYPSSSSSSSQGSMSHSSTTAGGGGGLTRYGSAPGSFLTTAVESVVNGNNEFASHGSHHSHLGTSLYFPSNLASSSLNLESTSKAKEQSNLQRSIGFNELTIGGAGSGRGGGGVLPTNSTTPLVRHSSSPARFLNQLATAAGDTGFSVSMGRGSYNSKGSGDSGRGITRLNSQLSFTRQEALSQIAEENEDIEGTSIDNGHRKSTHSYASASSFSMGSWEDNNSIMFSVTPSKRAKHISNDIVNGLDDGETQFQFGLSQTALEMASMDRLLHIPEDSVPCKIRAKRGCATHPRSIAERERRTRISGKLKKLQDLVPNMDKQTSYADMLDLAVQHIRTLQDQVQNLNTELENCKCGCKKSSQ; this is translated from the exons ATGTatccatcatcatcatcttcttcatctcaAGGTTCAATGAGCCACAGCAGCACCACCGCTGGAGGGGGAGGTGGTCTCACCCGTTACGGTTCAGCTCCGGGATCATTTTTAACTACAGCAGTTGAATCCGTCGTTAATGGTAATAACGAGTTCGCCTCTCACGGATCTCATCACTCACACCTTGGTACTTCACTGTATTTTCCGTCCAATTTAGCATCTTCTTCGTTAAATTTGGAATCTACAAGCAAAGCGAAGGAACAATCAAATTTACAGAGGTCAATTGGTTTCAATGAATTAACAATCGGCGGCGCTGGTTCCGGCAGAGGGGGCGGTGGAGTTTTGCCGACGAATTCAACGACGCCGTTGGTTCGACATAGTAGTTCACCGGCTAGGTTTCTTAATCAACTTGCTACTGCTGCAGGTGATACTG GGTTTTCAGTTTCAATGGGGAGAGGAAGCTATAACTCGAAAGGCAGTGGAGATAGTGGCCGGGGAATAACAAGGCTGAACTCTCAGCTCAGCTTCACTAGGCAAGAAGCTCTCTCTCAAATAGCAGAGGAAAATGAGGATATTGAAGGGACCAGTATAGACAATGGCCACAGAAAGTCAACACATTCTTATGCCAGTGCAAGTAGTTTCTCTATGGGTTCTTGGGAAGATAACAATTCTATAATGTTCTCTGTCACACCAAGCAAACGAGCCAAGCACATTAGCAATGACATTGTCAATGGGCTCGATGACGGGGAAACTCAG TTTCAGTTTGGCTTGTCTCAGACAGCACTAGAAATGGCATCTATGGATAGATTGCTTCACATCCCTGAGGATTCGGTTCCTTGCAAAATTCGTGCCAAGCGTGGTTGTGCTACTCATCCTCGAAGCATTGCAGAAAGG GAGAGAAGAACCAGAATTAGTGGGAAGCTAAAGAAATTACAAGATCTTGTTCCAAACATGGACAAG CAAACGAGCTACGCTGACATGCTGGATCTAGCAGTGCAGCACATTCGAACCCTTCAAGATCAGGTTCAG AATCTGAATACAGAACTTGAAAACTGCAAATGTGGATGTAAGAAATCAAGTCAATAA